A window of Vanessa cardui chromosome 16, ilVanCard2.1, whole genome shotgun sequence genomic DNA:
CAATCTCGTAATTGTCAAAACTTCAAAAGTAAGGTTATAAAAACCTTCTgcttataaaagtattattttcttcTAAAGCATTtaagaaaaactaaatttacTATAAACAACATGGCTAATTCAGGAAAAGGCACTTTCCAACCGGTATGCTGCAAcctattaatttgtatattttattaaattatgcatttaattattattgtttttttactgtAGGACTCCGATGTTCATATTTCCTATGAGGATCagcaaaagataaataaatttgccCGTCTTAATGCGAAAGTAGACGATATAAAAGATGAGCTAAAAGTTAAACAGAATGACATGAAAAATCTAGAGGAAGCGGTAGAAGAATTAAGTCTTGCTGATGAATCAGATAAAATTCCTTACCTTGTTGGAGAAGTATTTATTTgccaaagtttaaaaaatacattggttagTATACCACTATATTAGAACATGTTTGATTCTTCTTACTTTTTATGACTGGTAAAATGCAATATcttgtttataattactttaacatcagcattttaatgaatatagtaaagatatgATATTtgcttcaaatttaaattttatttcagaaatCCTTAGATGAAAATAAAAGGAGGAAGCAAAATGAAATCAGTGAGTTGGAAGCTAAATGTGAAGAACTAAAATCACTGATGGGTGAATTGAAAGCCCATTTGTATGGCAAGTTCGGAAGTCACATTAATTTGGAAAATGAAGAAGACTAGAGTAGGCCCTtctcaatttaaaacattaacctaatcttatttaataaagaataatacttattttcagGTCACCTAATTCATAGCCTTAGAGTATATCAATGATTTAAGTTTGCctgaattgtttaattaaaaatgtatttgcttttaactcttaattttatttttattataaaatagtttcacATATGATCAAAATTTAACcaattttttaactaaattcattaattaagttCTGATTTTATTTGTAAGGGTTATTTCCATGTTTGCCAAGAATAATAATGGTctggtatttaatatataaatgacccaAGTAAAAAAAGCAAtccttatttttatgtaaattatcattaaaacattCACTTTTCAACACTTGTTTTTAATACCCTctagaaaaagaaaagaattgTAGTAGGAacttatttattacacaaatattaaacattcacaattttaaatacatttactaTGTTGAAGCCTCCATCCAAGAGGCTAGTCACAATGAGgcaatttttaatacttattgcATAAATACCTTCGGGGAACACTTTCCCTACAAACATTGCCTCAGTTGAAAAAATTGTTCACTGATTgagttgttaaaataaataaacaaaatatttttgtaacctAGAAGTAAAGTGGCTAGttgaatttacatattttgatagtATATATCGTAAAAATATGTAAGTCAATACAACTAAAAGTCAAGACAGTGAGTTATAATTATGTAGTGTGTtacaaacaacatttttaagctttaaataattaaacagcttataataatcaaataatacatCCTAGttttgttgttgatattttattcaatgttagGTTAACTGCGATTGGactaaaataacacttttattcatttttttggaaatatgagtcattgctttatttttgcattttaatttcTGAATTGCCaataatgaaagaaaatttGGACATTATTCTAACATAGTAGACGAAACCGGGAGATACTGCTTATATAAATATGGCAATAATCTAAATGTAATAAGATACAAACATAGAAAAATGATTATCTGTACATCATATAAAGCATAGGAAAAAAAAGGTAGTTTCAAATTAGAAAAtatgtagaatatttataaaataatctcatGTTATTAAATACTCAATTCATTATTAGAAAGTAAAAACTAAAATGAAGGAATTATACTAGCGGCAAGAcacgatggccgttttgacacattaaaaaagtgatgtgaaatgtaaatttattatcgatataatatattcaaatctttgtttttgcaagtaatttaattcaagtttttgttgcaagtagtatctgattaaaaaggtttaataaaaaaaatataaaataagtttaagtaatatattcgaacgaaatcaatttaaataaaaaattaaaagaattaaaatagataaagtaTTTACTGTCAACACAAATATAACACCGACTACGAGGTCGAGTGTGAGAGTGTGACATACacgtttacacaaaaaaaaaagttatcttcgcggtaccctaatatttgtagtttagaaatcacattcgataaattttatgactaactgcacgtcactattgacaataaagaacagcaatttgctcctttgatgtaattatttattaaatacgaaacttcatgagcgggcaaacgtcaaaacggccatcatagcgtgccgctactataaTTCAAAACACCTCTCAAAATTTAAGAAAAGGAGTGTCATGAAATGACATTAccacaaataatttgaataagcAAATTGAAATtatcatagataaaaaatactttacgaAATATTCTCTAAGACTAAGTACTTAATATGACACAACCAAAACACAATCTTCTTTGCTTTGGAGTCTTCGACTGTAAGATTATGTGCCaatgcaaattaatttaataatacagtttGGTAATTCATCACTATTATTGACTAAATCAATTTCAATATCACATGAGACAAAATTGTACTAACtgtaatcttaatttaaaagtagCAAAGACTTATAATagctaaaatatttgtttgtgaaGGAAATGTGCagtagtaatttttaattatataaaaaatatgtcaataagtATAACTgtcaaacaattttataataaatattaatactatgaaaaagattaatttatcacatacatttaagattaaaattttacatttttaatgtctTAGGCCCAGCCTATCTGACACATacatagtaacattattaaaacttatgaaaagcttatatatttataaccaaTATATGTCACCGcaagattacaaacatcgttagattattACCTATGTAGtgagattgtaatctgtcgaaatattgtgaaccgttaAATATGATTCCAATTTATAGCATTATTtgtcgctatattgtaatctatcgatatGGTTGGTTGAACGTAATATGCACCCGGACTCCCCGGCATCCGCCATATTTCACCGTAAAATTGCAAAtacctttatattataatctatttcacgcaattgtaaactgtcgataGATGCGAacgtttattcaattttaaataaaaaaaaaaaaacaatttcgatagttcataaTAATTCGGTTAGAATGGgttagattttttataatttaactgaaattaacttcgatagattataatctaccaAAAATAAAACGGCTGGTCGTGATTGGTCGCCCTTACAATAagaccggccaatcaggaagagcttttgacaatttgacgcgggacagattataatctaacaatGTTTTTAATCTTACGTTAACATATACATGCAAAACATTAAGATATTGCACTtccgttttaatttattttgtttattattattttcctatACGCCTCTTTGTAGATTTGTTTGGGAGTTGGAGAGAGAGTTTGCTTGTAAGCTCTCATCCTCGTCGGTTTCGTGATCATTGGATATTCTGATAGCTTGGTACCATTGATTCGTGAGGTCCGTCATCTGACTCTTGCAATCTTTTAATTCctgaaattgaatttatattgttttttttatttatttaaacaaaatcttaattgcatatatttaaaaaaatatccggtataaaacaaataaagtataGAACTAATTAAACCCAGAAagtgatgatattttttaatttttatataagtgtaCCCCTATACACTTTAAAACTCTTAATACCATAAACTATTTTCAGTTAAacgtgttaataattatttaccatATATTTAACACTTAAACATTATATGCGTGAGACGACGCTATTATAGTGACGACGTTATCGAAGTTTG
This region includes:
- the LOC124536316 gene encoding probable prefoldin subunit 4, producing the protein MANSGKGTFQPDSDVHISYEDQQKINKFARLNAKVDDIKDELKVKQNDMKNLEEAVEELSLADESDKIPYLVGEVFICQSLKNTLKSLDENKRRKQNEISELEAKCEELKSLMGELKAHLYGKFGSHINLENEED